From the genome of Solanum lycopersicum chromosome 12, SLM_r2.1:
cactgcgattgtataatgcacaattgtataattctttgcCTATTTCgctgtaatatttttataaaatctgcttagcatacagttgaatcgaattaaaatgtatgtatattgcataattataagtgtataggaagaagatatatgtttttctctcgctttatacaaaaacagaaacacaatatatacattcgtgttgtataaagctagagaaaattgtatttcactgctattgtataattcgcaattgtgtaattcgttggcctttttctctgcatgtgtatatacaattttctctcattttatacaaaacagaaacacgaagatatatatttttgcatgtgtatatacaattttctctcattttatacaaaacagaaatagaattatacacttctgtgtataaagcgagagaggcgagcgagaatggagagtggcgagcgagatttctgggagagagacgctggcaaattttagctaacgtttgctatggagcacaattaaatcaaactctagctattccatttattttaggttattagtttgctaatatatatatatatatatccttcatagaggaaatttttatttttacgtaTAGGCAAAAAAAGGCAAGAAAACCTCTTAactttgatatttaaaataaatatactccttgttaagaaataatttatatatatatatatatatatatatatatatatatatatatatattattttcatctaacaaataatatatttttacaatctTCATTAACAAACtgaattaagaaaaaaagaattcctaaactttatgttttaattttaaaatgtcatgTTACCTTAAAAAATTACATCACTAGTTAAcctcatttattttgttaagattAATAGATCTGTATttgaatacacatctgaatattaagatttgcGTTAAGATCTGATTTTTGATCTGAATACACATCTAAATATTAAGACGTAttctctaaataattaatttgtttgtttttaatatctgaatataaaagtgaaattaaacattgtattaataaaatattgtaaaattttcatttcaacaaaatatacgATTGTagattaaagttttttttacaaatttaataatcatgatttgaaatactatttttcattcaaaatcttGATAACcaataatacattaaaaatattattgcaaccAGTATTCTCGACGCGcgtcaatacaagaaaattactaatataaaaaaaatttgaaacgatttatgaaaacttataggaaaaaattggtgtttgattgagaaaaaagagaaagaaagtttTTAGTCATGAAGGCACGCTCAAAGCTGACCTATgaggttttttaaaaaataaaataaatgaacttaATGAGTTTAATATGTATGATTCAGACCTACAAAAAAAGGTACTGGCTGAatatgaatgattaagattcagaccCACACAAATGAGGCCTAAATAGTAATGTATTTAAGAGTGAATATTGATAGTTCTAACAAGATTTTCTAATTTCAATATCTAGCATTAGACTTTTAACAAtacttaacaaataaataaatgaaatgaaaattataaaaaatgaatttctttAAATACAATAACTGAATTAATTGACCAAATATCATTTCCATAAATATAGGCTTTTGAAACTATCAAATTCCTTAATTTACTCTCAGTCAGTTGATTATCCTCATTACTCTTATTTATACTTCTTAgagattttttcaaaaaaaataataattatgaaaagtAATAATGTGTATTCAATCTTATTTCAACTATGGAGATAGATGAAATTCTACATGTAAGTTTTTTATGTTTCTGAAATAGATTTAATTTTGCTTACTATAAAAAGAAACAGTGtgtattaataattttgtttctgAATTTTGTATGTTATATATTTGTAAGTTTATCTTGTaattctgaatttttttttgttgagatcttttttttttttttggatcaaGATTTTTTGCTTTTGTATTTCTCAAATTTGTAATATGACATCAAAGCTCTGTTTTGAAAGTAGATAGATATGTTGATTTTAAATTAGagtttcttttataaaattgattttgacACTTTATGGCTATTAAAAGCCGAACTTTAGGAAGAgatattaattacttttttctagttaattaatacaaattaaataggagaattttcacatatagtcaCTCAAAAATAGCACTCAACAATAGTCTAATTATTCTcaatagctatagtttgattattacaatttgtagctacatgttatagaaaggagagaggcgagtgagattaggagagagagatgagagaggagagagaaagGGCAAAGAGTggaagagaggtgaattgtaaatgtatattggttagataattgtatattatacatatgtatttgtatatatggcaagagaaaTTGAGAGAAGGAGGAAAAAGGCGAGCAATATTGGGAGAgtgaggagagaggcaagcgataTTGGGAGAAAGGaaagcgagagagggcagagagtggatAGAGGTGAACTGTCTATGTATATAAGTTAGATAATtctatattatacatatgcactTGTATATATtgacaagcgagattgggagagagaagTTAGCGAGATTAGGAGAGGTAGGAGAGTCACTACAAGTAAACTGTGAATTATATGGAGATTTCCCTGGAAATTAGCATGAAAATTTGTAGGAAAATTCATTCTtgcaaattttcatactaatcccctattttttttttgtagtgagGCAAGCGAGAGATGTAAaaaagtgggagagaggtgatttgtatatgtatatcgatgagataattgtatattatacatatgtatttatatattttggcaaattatacatatacaaacgtgactaattttacaaactcgaagtcagccaCATAATTcataatgttagtcgcgaggGGTAGTTCTAGTAAACTATAGATATGatatgtaattaaatagtataagtttgcttaatcgcgtaattttttcaattaaataacaataatatattcagtGTAATTCTACAAATGAGGCATATAGAAAGGATAGGATGTATATATCCTTATGAAGTATGCAAATAGTGTAgattttcaatgaaaaaatatatattatcatttaaaataataaaacgtGACTTATATGATTTGATAAGTTAGATTTAACGATAATGAAATACTAATGTGTATGGCGACTTACATGGAGAGGAGTATATGTCTTTGTACTAAACTATCCATTCCTTTAGTGATATTTTTCACTTTGAATAGTTGGTAAAGTCTACTTATTTATATAGTATTAGGGTGTCACATATTCGTTCACTATGGACTCAGCGTCCTCGCTGAGGTTCGCCCCTACCATATGTGATTTTCTTAAACTTAGCATTGAGGTTTGTCCtgccttatcatgattaatTTGTCTAAATTCATTGAAATGTAGATTCCATTGACAAAGTTGGCATATGTGTGGCTCTAGTAGGCCTAGGTGCGCACGCCTTTTAAAGGCATCACTAGTTAGTATTATCTCCTTACTTATATAATCGAGATCTCTTTTAGTCGATATAAAACTTCTTATCTTAAGTTGAAGTATATGTCGGAGCAAATCGTATTGCCACCAAATGTTAAAAGACCACTAGGAAGACTAAGTAGGAAAAGGAAAATCCAATTATGGTTTAAAATAACACTCAGAGCTAATACAACaaatattagattaatttaatatcctgttgaaatttataatcatgaatcattaaaagattttctttaatacattgagatttttgaaaaatgaaacaattttaattatttaataatcaaatttgcatataatatctaaataatcatacatatatatatttagatttAAACGtctaaattttaatacaaatattaattaatatttatatgtatatttaaatgaAACCTAATTCTACTTACTATCATTATCttcaaaatgatatatattaatGATTTATGACCATGAAATGATCCGTCAAATGCCCCCAATCAAGGCTAGATTTGTCCCATTCAATGGCTTTAGCCTTGTCAAAAATCATGCTAATTACTAATTTGTAGTACCAAAGTAAGTTTGTAACccaaatatattcaaattgaaCTAGGCAAATGGtcaatttttctcaaaaacgatgcgaaatgaaataaatttgtCTTTTATAAATAATGGAGGGTAAATTTGTCTTTTCGTATAAGTTAAATAGCTtaaatttacatttattttcaaataagcAGAATTTTAGCACTTGATAATATCATGTATTCCGTAgttaagaaatattatttttaaaacaaaagggTAAATTCGTTATATAGTTCATGAGAAAATTGACATACTTTAGGGACAATTATTTAGTCATTACTTATTAAACtaatatacttattttttttcctaaaagttAATCATGATGGGAgtgaattgtttttttatatgagtagtaaatatgaatatttcacATCAAAAGCAAAAGTCCAAAACTCCTAAAAATACACAAACCAACACACAATTTGTTTGGTTTTATCACCAGATAATATAATCATTAAATAATATCGACCCCCCTCATGTGCATTTTGTAGGCATATCTGCCGTCTGCTGCCCAAAGTGGCTTGTCTACTACCCTTGTGCTTGGATTTTGTGTTGTCTTGCCTTTTTTCTAGGCCTTTAAATATTTCGTTAAACCCTTCTTAGAAAACATTCATCGAGTTTCTTCtgaatatatttattcttttgatcACTTTTCATGAGATATGTGGAGTCTAGCGATAACGAGTGAAGTAAAAGGAAGAACTACGAAATAAGGTATAGGTGAGAGTCACTTCATTTCGCGACTATTATGTACTCTACTCGATTACTACTTTAGTCTGTACTATTTGTCGTTTTGGAAGTTAAATTTGTTCCTAagtatttgattttttcaaaaaactttattGACTCTTCAAAATCACCCATACTTCTCCAAATAGAGCGATAAagtcaaatattattataaataagacATAATATGAATCAAATGTAATATTGCTTAATTTGTTTCTCTTCTAGTAGTAACACTTATGTTGATTTAGGATGCATGAGTTAACTTGTTAACGTTACATTTTCTTTGTGAAAATTTGCAGGAATATTTATatatctctatatatatatccaaGTCCAAGAAATGAAATTGTTCTGCCTGGCTCCCTGGATGCCAACTAAGAACAGTATTGTCAAAAAAATTGACACTCTTCCTAGTTGGTACCAGAGGAGACAGGCAGATCCATCAATACCAATTGgcaacacaaaaagaaaaaaaaataggtttGCTTAAATCTCCCTTTTCTTTTGCATGTAAGTAATTGGTTTGCTAAGTTTTACTAGTAATTATCGTAACGTAAcgatttaagttatatatgttAACTCTATGAAAGCAATCTGCCTGACTATATATAGTAAATAGTTACTTTACATTTTAAGTTATTGTGTCAGACTTGGTATAAAGAGTTACACGTTATtgtaagttattttatttatttatatggtaACTTGGATAAGTTCAAACTCATCAACTTCATATTCAAACTCATAAATATTGTCTCCTGTATTCATATTAAcaaattagaaataataaaagatgaaaagaaaaagaaaagaactatCAAAGTTCACAGAATTTACTATGTGTTCTTAAGAAATTTCATCCCCTCAATCCCGAGGTTGCAGATTACttcctcccaagataaaacggattaaccATTAAAGAAGTAGTGATACCTCAAATCTCAATAATTTCAGTGAACTCAAAAAGACAGCAACGAGATCAGATAAACATACACGATCGatcaattttgttttgtaagAAATATATGCAGAAGAGCGGAATAACTTAATACAGAAAAATGAGAGGAAGTCTTTATATTTATAGCCAACAAAGGGTATAAGTCacaactatttggaaaaaaaGACAATATTTCAGAAAGGCCCCTTTAgaaaaggcacaacttcaaacGGTCACACCCCTAAAGAAAAgacacaacctttcataaaaatcacaaccctTCAGGAGAGTCACAACCCTTCACTTCCTATTTACGcctttaaaacccaacaatatattactttatgaattgtgacgATAAATCAACACTGCTTTCATAAAATTGAGCAACCACCTTGATATGATTGTGTAACTTCGTAAAATGGATATTGAGGTACAACATGATTTGGCCATTGCATCATTGGAACTAATTCTGTTTTTggatcattatttttattaccatCTTTCTTGTCAATAAGGCCAACACTTAACAACTCTGCTCCTTTCTTCAATTTCTTCCTCAGCAATTTGGTTAGCACAGCTGCATCAATTTGCTCCCCCTCCACTTCTAATTGGTTATTTTCTCCCCCTTTCATAGCTGCTGAATTCACACCTAGAGGGACATAGAAAAATCAATAGGAGTTTTGAAAGATTTAGCGAACAGAGGCGGACTCAGGATTTTAAGCATGATAGGTGCATCACTATCTTTAGTACATTAATTGAAGTAATTTGAGGGTCTAAAGAAGTGGCGAAGCCAAGATTTTTCAATAAGGGAGTTCACAATCTGAAAAGATAAACAAACGAAGTAGCGGAAAGGGGTTCATTATTTactatatatactaaaaaaattattttaaccatgtatattataacataattttctGCCGAATGGGATTTAGATGAACCCCCTAATTATAAAGTGGCTACGATTCAATATCCAAATCCAACAGATATATATTTGAGGTGTACTTTTAAAATATACGAAAACATGaatgtttttttctctttcaagaGATTCTTTCTCGGAATCGTGCCTTGAGGGGGGATGCTGCCAATCCTACCGAGGACTTTATGGATTTCTTTTCCGAGAAGCGAGAGGTACTGGACAAAAACCCCGAATGGAAGGAAATCCTACGGGTTGGATTGCTCGTGTGTCCAGGGGACAAATCCTATTTGAAATGGATGGTGTGAGTTTATCAAATGCTCGGCAAGCCGCTACATACACATAtacaaagttttttttatttgaggtTAACCTAATAGGGTAGGTTTGACCTCATCGTTTTTTAAATtgtatcaaataaaatgaaacgaaGGACCGATTGTATGCACCTAGCTAATAAATTTATGACATGTATTGTACATACCTGGCTGAGAAACGGCAATTTTGAAAGCCTTGGACCTTGATTTTTTATCATGACCATTTAGGGATAACCTAATAACAACCTTTTGCTGCCCAAATTTTATAATACCATGCATTAGTAAATGAACCAAtatagtttgtttttttaaaaaaaataaaatagaggaaATATTTACTTTGTTACTAAGTTCGCCATGaatagtttttatatattttatgaatttttccatataaatataagatttacggaaaaaaaatattaggtaGATACCATTTTTCTTAGCTTAACAATaccatgattaaaaaaaaaaatcatatattgcCACTTTGCTAGCTAGAtactttttttcaattaaaactagactcaaattagtaaaaaataaaaacacatttaaaatatataattacctTATTCATTCTCTAGGTTTAAAAAAGggaatataaatattgatttgaGGATGAGATAATGTTATTTCCTGGAAATAaagatgtttttttatttttgtaatgttTGAAATGCTTGAGAAATTGCcttgaggaaaatagtttatattttcaAGGTATTTATAGGGTGGAAATAGAAATATATTCATTTGCAAATCGTAAAAAACACGCATTAAAGATTAGGACAATTGAatgattaaaattatcaatatgGTATGACTTATGAAGATGACAATATAATAAGTCATTAACGGTGGACTTTGGAACGgaagaaaatatattctaaaaaatgtttttcatggaaATAGTAAAATAAGTTTCTTAAGAATGATAAAAAGATTTTATGATATAAAGTGGACTTTGGACGCATGAAATTTACACTGCAAAAGTTAGTTAAATGGAGATGGTTGTTCAAGCCATATATCAGAAGTCTAAAGATCTTGTTCTGGTCTGATGTGAAATCATCCACGCTAAATATGTGTTTAGTTCATATTAAGGAATAGATTTCAGACCTAACTTACATCCTAAAAACTTAATCCAGAAGAAAAAAGATTGTTCAAGCAATATAACGAGTTCAAGGATCTCGTCCCGGTTCAATGTGAGATCATCCTCACTTCcttaatgaatatgaaaaataagttatttaagtGATATTTCGTGTTCATTGTCTCCTCCCCTATCATCACCCTTTGACCACCTCTCCCACCCCACGTAGTGTTACctatattatacataaatatttttgagataatataatattttacttgCTTATAAAAGATGTCAAATACATaagaaattaaacaaaaaaatattttttatcataccGAACATGCTTTAATAAGTATATCTTCATGAATTCACCAAGAGTCGTTGCATTACATATAATGCATGTGGACGTAATCAAGAAGGTGAGATGGAAAACAAAATAACGTCTTCAAAGGACCAAATTAAtgacttcactttttttttctttctatttaaaaaatttataaagttttgtcttcaaaatttcattaattagagccatgtgaagttttttttttatatagtgaaAATAATTACTAATACTTGAATTAGGTGAAACTATCAATAACCCTCTACATCACACCTCTTGAATATGCTAATGTGAAATGTTTtatgtaataaattattttttagaatcaTGTCAATTAGTGATCATGTCAAAACTCTGTTAATGTAacagtttacaaatatataaaaatcgTTTTAAGAAATTTAGAAGATTCTATGCACAAATATTCTATCAAACTTAAACTGTTTgattttcgaaaaataaaaaatgtcacataaattaaaatagaggaGGACGGAAGTATAATTTTccaattgtttttcttttttaaaaaagaaaaaatttcaatcaAGGACAAGAAATCTAGTTACCTAGTAATTAAGTTGTCTCTATTCTTCCACTATTTCCATTCACTCATTCTAATTCTAAGTCAAGTCAACTCTTGTTTTCttctataataaaatatacttttccCACATCTAATAAATGTATACTCATCTATTGCTCCCAACATATACTTTTCTCTAGCTAAATTTTAGTGAATTtacaaactattaatttattatctaaatattaaatgaaCAAGCTAGATTGAATTTGAactattaaaatgaaatattaaattagttGATCAATTCACTAAGCTAACACGAGTTGTAATTCAATACGTTCAATATTTATtacatttcaaattatttattctttgttCTTATAACTTGCTTAAGAACTTATATGATAATGTTACataacaaccaaaaaaaatatattttcgaatgtaattggttaaattaatatataaaaagtcaacaacatattaaatttgaattgattgaataattatattttataaactaCTTTTAAGAGATGAGActtgttatatttttcttttaaaccaTTAATTCTTGGAAAAATTATAAccaacaataaaaaattcaaagcaCATGTCGAAGTTCTTCAATATGAAATGTTGATGTCTATATAAGGTCTCAGTcctcatttttgtttttctagtGGAATATTATGCTATCTAATTTCACCatgtagaaaaaaaaacatatatataataattttatatttttttctttactaaaatccaaaagttatttttattaaggagtattaagttaatttaaaaaaggCAAAGTTGGATATTGACGTGACTCGACCAGTTTACCACCTTGTTAGGCAAAGCTAATAGAGTTTGAATCAATGATTAACTTTgaaattacatataaatttgtacaattatttcttttttctcgtCAAATTACCTATTTCAgatatctaaaatttaaatattttataaaatctacGCTTAACTTAAAGTAAAAATTAGGCAAATcacataatataagaaaaaaattattttttattcctactttttcattaattattaaaaatctctttttagTGTTTTTCGGATACATAATATTGTAGACAGATACTTTAATTAATAACAGCTGATACTTAAATTATTAAGTTGTTGTTATCAGCTTAAGCATTAAATAagggattaaaaataaaaattaattaattcccaCAAATCACGCGTACGTTTCTTCCTTCAACCAATCCGTCATAAACCTCTAactgaattataatttttaaatttcaaattgtgaAATCTTCTCCCGTTCTacgaaaaaacataaaagtttgATTCAAACAATTTTGAAACGCAATTTTGTGAATATTCgaaatgaatattttgatcTTGTTAAAGCATTTTGGATCATGGAAAAGTGATGTTAGATACGAGTGATATAGAAGTGATGTGATAGTggttggagaaaatatttcattcgtaaatattttttcaacaattGCAGCTGAATTGGGTATtgatgaattgaaaaaaaaaacatcgaGATCAGATACATTGTTGAAGGTAATTTGTCTACATTATGTATTCGGAATGATATGGGGGTGAAATTGTGCATAGGAATAAAGAAACATGAGGTAGGATTCAGTATGTATTCACTATGCATTGATACATCGGATAAAAGTGATGAAAAGATacaaaattttgatgaaatagcCGGTGAAATTGTGTGTTTTGAAGGTGAAAAAAGGGACGCAAACCTGTACTTTCTTCCCGAAAGATTCTTGATGCTTGCTTTTAGAAGTACTTTTCTGCTTCATGTCTAATAATTGTCAAATTAGATActttatgaaatacttttaggTTACTATTTTATGATATGATAAATGAAAATGTTACGTTTTCAGTTCTGGTtacattttttgatttttaatttttgataaagttAGTTTGGTATACATTATTGTGTGTTTGATACTTAATTGtttgtaaattttgtatttgataGAATAATAGTATCAATAATTGTGATGTGTGACAAAGTTAAAAGAGACGACATGTAAAAAAGGTATCATTTGAAGCAACgatatatcatatacataatatcttttttcaaaattttgtatctACTAATAATAAAGTATCGAATATtctgaaattgaaaaaaatgatgttgatactcaataaaataataagctttaatatgatacataaaaatgtaaaattgtaCTTGATACATAATTCTAACTATTATAAATCAGTCAAATTGATACTTAATAGAAACAATAAGCtttaatatgatacataaaaatgtaaaattatacTTGATACATAATTCTAACTACATATTATAAATCAGTCAAATTAATACTTAATAGAAACAATAAGCCAACTGATGAAACATTATGTTGTTTACGTTGAAAGGTAAATAAGTAATTTTGAAAGATTTAATGGTTCCATTACTAGATAAGAAATTTGTCTTGCCATCACAATACAAAAGAATGTTTCGACGGtcacgaaaaaaaaaaaaactcaagtgATAAGCCAACTACGAACAGAAATCGTTGTGGATGTTATAGACATGAAAGTCAAAGTACGCGATCTTATACTTTCTTACCCAAAAAAAAGTGAtgcatttttttagaaaaatacttCTAATATAGTGAAGTGTTactgttaaatattaataaatagaaatttgctgaaaaataatttaactacactgttaaactattaaaaatgttatgacTTCAGTTGtgattacatttttttattcttaatttttgataaagttAATTTGGTATACATTATTGTGTGTTTAATACTTAATTGTTTGTAAATTTTGTATTAGATAGAATAATAGTATCAATAATTACGCTGTGTGACAAAGTTAAAAGAGACGACATGTAAAAAAGGTATCATTTGAAGCAACgatatatcatatacataatatcttttttcaaaattttgtatctACTAATAATAAAGTATCGGATATtctgaaattgaaaaaaatgatgttgatactcaataaaataataagctttaatatgatacataaaaatgtaaaattgtaCTTGATACATAATTCTAACTATTATAAATCAGTCAAATTGAtacttaataaaaacaataagctttaatatgatacataaaaatgtaaaattatacttgatacataattctaactacatattataaattagtcaaattaatatttaatagaaaCAATAAGCCAACTGATGAAACATTATGTTGTTTACGTTGAAAGGTAAATAAGTAATTTTGAAAGATTTAATGGTTCCATTACTAGATAAGAAATTTGTCTTGCCATCACAATACAAAAGAATGTTTCGAAGGTcacgaaaaaaaaaaactcaagtgATAAGCCAACTACGAACAGAAATCGTTGTGGATGTTATAGACATGAAAGTCATAGTACGCGATCTTATACTTCCTTACCCAAAAAAAAGtgatacattttttttagaaaaatacatTCAACTTCTAATATAGTGAAGTGTTactgttaaatattaataaatagaaatttgctgaaaaataatttaactacactgttaaactatataaattttataaatttgataaaatatttatataatatatatatttttattttaataataatgtatatgatacatcatgATTTTGAACGACCATATTTACTGTAACTTTATGTTAAGTATCacttataaaaggaaaaataaaatagtatatttgatacattaatttatgtaattggtACATGTTGAAATATACATTGTTGTGGTTAGATATGAAGTGATCATTAACTCAATAAACAACCTCTTGAATGataaatgtcacgacccaaatcgggtcgcgactggcacccacacttaccctcctatgtgagcgaaccaaccaatctaaaccttaacatttaaagatgatatcaacagaaagtaatgcagacgacttaaactcattaacaaaatcaataacttctaaaaactcaacaactattattatccccaaaatctggaagatcacaagaacatctatcctcaaattactaatctaagagtatctaagaagctaaaatacatcaaaaagctagtccatgccggaacttcaaggcatcgagacatgaagaggaagatccagtccaagctagaagcattagctcaccctgaaatccggtgtaatgaagactggctagagttgcggttgagttgaagacgacggcacgtttgctgcactccacaaataacaaggaaagaaacatacaagtaggggtcagtacaaaacacgggtactgagtagatatcatcggccaactcaaaatagaaaacaatatgcatcaaataatatcataaatcaactacaatactcaatctgtagcaacatgtacaagaat
Proteins encoded in this window:
- the LOC101254173 gene encoding heavy metal-associated isoprenylated plant protein 41-like, with translation MNKQKVVIRLSLNGHDKKSRSKAFKIAVSQPGVNSAAMKGGENNQLEVEGEQIDAAVLTKLLRKKLKKGAELLSVGLIDKKDGNKNNDPKTELVPMMQWPNHVVPQYPFYEVTQSYQGGCSIL